In one window of Mucilaginibacter auburnensis DNA:
- a CDS encoding paraquat-inducible protein A yields MPTKKLKYTIFNIILLAGLSVLLAGAAFCGYKLQQISAERVQVKEDYALSNSVTFGLFSVDEWSDRISGLISGKIDDYHITPKQRKDIRKAVSNELHTLIAKTIREFNKPKKGLGNKLKKIAFNILVDSAELQAQVPPFTNLIVAKITSRKSEERLKTIAGSKVDQLVDQIYDSTRVANYAVTQYVYKKYKVSDPENFNKQIRLRELELTNMLIRYVCVMLGCVTLALLLWLAMRKHVELQVALFVFSLAFAFVLLFVGTTLPLIEVDARIDSMKLLIMDNTLEFKNQVLFYQSKSIVGIVNTLMSQRKPDTIVVGALIMLFVLALPLLRLIAQGIYVLSTKKIARHPVIRYMTFELGKWDMADVMVVGVLMTYMGLNGILKSQLSSLNIRTEGLQIFTDNGTSLQPGYFIFAGYVGFAALLAFILKRVSPHDNFK; encoded by the coding sequence ATGCCCACTAAGAAATTAAAATATACCATTTTTAATATCATCTTGCTGGCGGGGTTAAGTGTACTACTGGCGGGTGCAGCTTTTTGCGGCTACAAGTTGCAGCAAATTTCGGCTGAACGCGTGCAAGTGAAAGAGGACTATGCGCTGTCGAACAGTGTTACTTTCGGGTTGTTTTCGGTAGATGAATGGAGTGACAGGATATCAGGCCTCATCAGCGGAAAAATTGACGATTATCATATCACTCCAAAACAGCGTAAAGATATACGTAAAGCGGTGTCCAATGAACTGCATACGCTGATTGCTAAAACCATCAGGGAATTTAACAAACCCAAAAAAGGGTTGGGCAATAAGCTCAAAAAGATCGCTTTTAACATCCTGGTTGATTCGGCAGAACTACAGGCACAGGTGCCACCATTTACCAACCTCATTGTAGCCAAAATTACCAGCAGAAAAAGCGAGGAACGTTTAAAAACCATTGCCGGCAGCAAGGTTGACCAATTGGTTGATCAGATCTATGACAGTACCCGAGTGGCCAACTATGCCGTAACCCAATACGTTTATAAAAAATACAAGGTGTCTGACCCGGAGAACTTCAATAAACAAATACGCCTGCGTGAACTGGAACTCACCAACATGCTGATAAGATATGTATGTGTAATGTTGGGTTGTGTAACGTTGGCTTTGTTACTTTGGCTGGCTATGCGCAAGCATGTGGAGCTGCAGGTAGCGTTGTTTGTATTTTCGCTGGCATTTGCATTTGTGCTGCTTTTCGTTGGAACCACGCTGCCCCTGATAGAGGTTGACGCGCGCATTGACTCCATGAAACTACTAATAATGGACAATACACTGGAGTTTAAAAACCAGGTGTTATTTTACCAGAGTAAAAGCATTGTGGGTATAGTTAACACATTAATGAGTCAGCGAAAACCGGATACCATTGTTGTGGGAGCGCTCATTATGCTTTTTGTACTGGCCCTGCCCCTGCTCAGGTTAATTGCGCAAGGCATCTATGTTTTGAGCACCAAAAAAATTGCCCGCCACCCCGTAATACGTTACATGACCTTTGAACTGGGTAAATGGGATATGGCCGACGTTATGGTGGTTGGCGTATTGATGACCTATATGGGCTTGAACGGCATATTGAAAAGTCAGCTTTCCAGTCTTAATATCCGCACAGAGGGTTTACAGATCTTTACCGATAACGGAACGTCGCTGCAACCGGGCTATTTTATTTTTGCAGGCTATGTAGGTTTTGCCGCATTGCTTGCTTTTATTTTGAAAAGGGTGTCGCCACATGATAATTTCAAGTAA